The sequence TTGCCGCCCTCGTAATTGTCCTATCTGTTTTCAACGGCTTCTCGGCATTATTGTGGGACAGCCTGTTGAGCGTAAGCCCGCATATCATCGTACAAAAACCCCATGCACAGCCCATGTCGCCTAACGGGGAGCAAATCGAACAATTAGAAAAATTGGCCTCTGTGCGCGCAGCAGCACCTTTTATATCGACCGAAGGATTTGCGCTCCGGCGACCCCCTGGTGGCGAAATGATCCAGGCTGGCATAGCCGTGCGGGGAATAGACGCCGCACAATTGGCAAAAATTACAGACCTCAAAGCGTACTTATGGGCAGGCGACCTCGACCTGAACATTCAACCACCCGACCCCGATCAGGACGCGCGCTCTACCAGACGCGCCAAAGTATATGGCACGGCCATTGGTCGCGTACTCGCAGACCGGCTCGGCGCAGTAATCGGCACCGAAATCATGCTGGGATTGGTACCCAAAGAAGTCTTAATGGGACAACAACCGCAATTATGGCCCTACAAAGTAACCGCCATCTTTCACACCGGACTGGAAGAACTCGACTCCGCACTCGCATTTGTATCACTCGATGCGGCACAACGCGACCTGGGATGGCGCAATCAGATCTCGGGCATCCAGATTCGACTCACCGAGCCATTTGAAGCACATCACATCGCACCCACCCTTCCCACAGGAACAAATTTTGACGTCATAACCTGGATGGACACGCACCGCAACCTGTACGCATCCATCCGCCTGGAAAAATGGTTTAGCTCCCTGGTACTGTGTCTCATCGTAATGGTAGCCGGATTCAATATCGTCAGCATCTTAACCATGACAGTAGGCGACAGACAGCGCGACATCGGCATATTAAAAGCAATGGGCGCAACACCGCGTGCAATTGGCAAAATCTTCACACTCAAGGGCCTGGGCGTTGGCCTGACAGGCGTCGTCTTTGGCAACGCGATAGGCTATCTCCTGTGCTGGTCGCAACAGACCTTTGAATGGATCAAACTCCCCGGTCAAATTTACATCATCCAGGCACTGCCCGTAAAAATGCTCGCCATTGATTTTGCATACATATCTCTCGCATCTATAGGCCTGTGCTTCGCATTCGCCCTCTTGCCCGCCCGCAAAGCCGCCTCACTCGCGCCCGTCGTGGCATTGAGGGAATAACCATGCAAAAACTAAATTTCCCAACCTCATCCACTTATGACATCATAACCCGCGACGGAAGCGAAATGATCTTAGACCCCCTCCGTCAAAAATACGTGGTATTAACCCCCGAAGAATGGGTGCGTCAGAATTTTGTGCGATACTTAATCGAAGGATTGGGCTACCCGCAGGGACGCACCGCAATCGAAACCGGATTTGTATTTCAGGGCATGCAGTGCCGCGCCGATGTACTCGTATATAACGCAAAAGGAAAAGCACTGTTAATGGCAGAATGCAAAGCCCCCGAAATAAAAATCACCCAACAGGTCTTTGACCAGATTGGGCGATACAATACAGTCGTACAGGCCACCTACCTCATTGTGACGAATGGCCTGCAACATTATTGCTATATGATCGATAGAAAAAACAACGCATATCGCTTTATAGACACACTGCCGCGATACGCGGACATCGCGTAAAAAGGAGACCACATGATTGATCTACTGAGCTTTATCGTCGTACTGTGCGTATTTCTCACCTGCACCACAACCGCGTGGGCAGAAGGAAACCACAGCAAATTGGTATATCCGGGACCTGATGGCCGACTGGTCTATGTACCGGATGAAAAGGGCAATATAATCCCGGACTTCTCGCACTGCGGGTACATGGGTGGTGGTGTGGCACTGCCAGATGTACCCGTCGTATTAACCGTTCAACCCCAGGCCGAAGGAGACGACACAGCGCGATTGCAAGCGGCAATTGACGACCTATCTGCACGCGCACCGGACGCCAATGGATTTCGCGGAACCTTATTACTCAAACGCGGAAAATATCGAATTGGCGGAACCCTGCACATTCGGGCAAGCGGCGTCGTACTCCGAGGCGAAGGCGCAGATGAAAACGGCACAGTATTGATCGCAACGGGAAAAGGAAAGCGCACATTGATCGAATTTAAAGGTCAGGGACGCAGACCGCGAGAAATAGAAAACACGCGACAGGCAATTGTAGATAACTATGTCCCAGTAGGCGCAAAAATATTTTCTATAAAAGATGCTTCGGATTTTTCAGTCGGCGATAACATCATCGTACATCGACCCAGCAGCGCAAAGTGGATCGCAACCATAGGCATGGACCGCATCGAAATGAAACACCCCGACGTTAGGCAATGGAAACCCGGCTCCTACGACTTCCACTTTGACCGCACCATAACCGCCATAAAAGGCAACCAGATAACAATCGACGCGCCCATGGGCAACGCGATAGAACGCGAATACGGCGGCGGATCGATTTACAAATACGAATATCCCGGGCGCATTGAACAGGTCGGCATCGAAAACTTGCGCGGCGTATCGGAATTTGATAGAGAAAAAAAGGATCCTCGGCGGGAAAACGAATATATCGACGAAGACCACGCCTGGAACTTCGTCGTATTCTCCTATGTGCAAAATGCCTGGGCGCGCGACATCACATCGATCCACTTTGGCTATGCGTGTGTAACCATTGGCAACCAGGCAAAATGGATGACCGTACAGGATAGTCAGTGCCTCGACCCCGTATCAAAAATCACCGGATCGCGGCGCTACTCCTTCCCCATCCACGGACAGTTATCCCTCGTACAACGGTGTTATACCCGACGCGGTCGTCACGATTATGTACTACACGCCCGCGTACCAGGACCAAATGCATTTGTAGATTGCGTAGCGGACATCGCGCACTCCGACACCGGACCCCATCACCGCTGGTCTGTCTGCACCCTATTTGACAACGTAATCGTAAACGGCAACGCCATCAACGTACAGGACCGGCAAAGTTCGGGCACCGGCCACGGCTGGGCAGGCGCGCAAAAAGTATTGTGGAATTGCGAAGCAGAGAGCTTTATCTTACAAAAACCCCCAACATCGCAAAATTACGCCATCGGCTGCATCGGCGAGAAACGAAACGGTCGGTACAGACGCGAAGATGGATACTGGGAATCGCACGGACAAAAAGTAGTTCCGCGCAGTCTGTACTTAAAACAACTCGAAGATCGCCTGGGCACAGAAGCCCTAAAAGCAATAGGCGCACACGGGAAGGAAAATTAAATGGCAAAACGCAAACGACGACCACAAGCGGGACCGGAATTTATGCGGCGCACACAGTTTAAAAATTTAGGCCCAACCGGGCAGGCGCGCAGAGAACCACCGCCCATGCCCGAATTGCATTACCAGGGCGAAACAATAGACCTACCCGAACCCGCGCAGATCGAAACAACGCAAATCGACCTGCGCCAGGCCATAGACGAGCGCAAAAGCGAGCGGGTATTCTTCGATGAACCCATCACACTGAATGAGCTAACCTACTTACTCTGGGCAACGCAGGGCGTAAAAGAATTTGAACAGGGCGAAACATTTCGCACCGTACCATCGGCAGGTGCGCGCCACGCATTTGAAACCTATATCGTAACGAACAACGTGGAAGGATTGGACCGCGGGTTATATCGATACCTATCTATGGGACACAAACTGGGAATAATCGACCAATCAGACGAAATTGGCGAAAGAATTGCCAACACCACCTTGCAACCCGAACTGATCCAGACAAGTGCCGCCACATTCTTATGGACAACAGTAGCCGCGCGAATGACCTGGCGCTACGGCGACCGGGGATATCGCTACATCCACCTCGATGCCGGCCATGTGGGACAGAACCTGTACCTGGGCGCCATGGCTGTAAACTGCCGCGCCTGCACCAGTGCGGCATTCAACGACGACGAATTAAATCGGGCACTCAAACTCGACGGCGTCGGACATTTTGCCGTATATTTCGGCTCAGTTGGAAAATAGGAGGATAACGCCATGAAAATTGAAGCAATCGACTTTCTGATCCTGAAAAGCGAACCCGTAACCCCGGAATGGCGACCATTGCGCACCATGCGGGAATATCCCGGCGCGCACAAAGTGCGATTTGGTCATCGGCTCTTTCAAGGCGAGGGGATTCAGCTCACAAAAAGACCGGCTTACCTCACCCTGCTTCGCATCCGCACAGATGCAAACCTGGAAACCTGCGGTATTTTTTCCACAGGCTGGGCACAGGAAGACCTCGAATGGGCGGCGCGCACATTCAAAGTACAGTGGGAACCGGAAATCACAGGCACAGACGCCCTGGACCGGGAGTATATGTGGCACAAAATGTGGATGGCGCGGCGGTATTTCCACATGGCATCCACCGCCCCGCTCGCCCTCATCGACTCCCTCCTCTGGGATCTGGCGGGCCTTCACGCACAATTACCCGTCCACAAATTGCTCGGCGGCTTTCGGAATCGCGTCCCCGCGTACCTCACCGAAACCGGCATACCCTACGAAGACACCCTGAAATCCGCCCAACGGGCTGTTGACGAAGGATACAAAGGCTTCAAAGACCACTCCATGCTCGGCGTGAAGACCAACCTCGCGCTCGCCAAAGACCTCCGGGACCTCGTCGGCGACGACATGGTGCTCATGCACGACCCGGTACAACAATACTCTGTCGAAGATGCAATCGTAGTCGGACGCGGACTCGAAGAACTGAATTATCTCTGGATCGAAGAACCCCTGCAGGAATTCGACATCAACGGCCTGAAGCGACTCTCAGACGCAATCGACCTTCCAGTAATGGCATTGGAATCCATCCAGGGCAACCCCTATCTCGCCGCACCGTACCTGTCAATCGACGCCATCGACATCGTGCGCCAAACAGGACTGGGAATCACCGGACAGATGAAATTGGCCAACCTCGCGGAAATGTTTGGACTAAACTGCCACGGGGGAAATCCCCATGTCGTAGCCGCGGTCCGAAACGACGACTGGTGGGAAGTCTCAGCCTGGCCACCCACGGGTGCAGACAGATCCCTCGCGTCGGCCTTTGCTGGCTTGATCGAAGAAACGACAGAAGTCAGAGATGGCTACATGTACGTCCCACAAACGCCCGGACTCGGGCGAAAAATCGACTGGGACCGAATCCAGGCGCAGACCGTCATGGAAATTTGAGTAACAAAAGGAAAATGCATGAACGAAACTATAGGCTTTTGATTAGTAGTGATATCGACAAGAGAAAATAAAGAGGGCGTCTGATTCTACGCGATAGACGAGACGATGTTCGCGCGTAATACGACGGGACCAACATCCCCGAAAATCATGCTTTAGAGGTTCGGGTTTGCCAAGTCCTTCAAATGGGTGGCGTTGAGAATCGCGAATAAGCGAGTTGATTTTCTTAAA is a genomic window of Gemmatimonadota bacterium containing:
- a CDS encoding ABC transporter permease, producing MNNTYEYFIARRYMRAMRRQRQISLTAAIAIAGVTIGVAALVIVLSVFNGFSALLWDSLLSVSPHIIVQKPHAQPMSPNGEQIEQLEKLASVRAAAPFISTEGFALRRPPGGEMIQAGIAVRGIDAAQLAKITDLKAYLWAGDLDLNIQPPDPDQDARSTRRAKVYGTAIGRVLADRLGAVIGTEIMLGLVPKEVLMGQQPQLWPYKVTAIFHTGLEELDSALAFVSLDAAQRDLGWRNQISGIQIRLTEPFEAHHIAPTLPTGTNFDVITWMDTHRNLYASIRLEKWFSSLVLCLIVMVAGFNIVSILTMTVGDRQRDIGILKAMGATPRAIGKIFTLKGLGVGLTGVVFGNAIGYLLCWSQQTFEWIKLPGQIYIIQALPVKMLAIDFAYISLASIGLCFAFALLPARKAASLAPVVALRE
- a CDS encoding type I restriction enzyme HsdR N-terminal domain-containing protein, with amino-acid sequence MQKLNFPTSSTYDIITRDGSEMILDPLRQKYVVLTPEEWVRQNFVRYLIEGLGYPQGRTAIETGFVFQGMQCRADVLVYNAKGKALLMAECKAPEIKITQQVFDQIGRYNTVVQATYLIVTNGLQHYCYMIDRKNNAYRFIDTLPRYADIA
- a CDS encoding SagB/ThcOx family dehydrogenase — encoded protein: MAKRKRRPQAGPEFMRRTQFKNLGPTGQARREPPPMPELHYQGETIDLPEPAQIETTQIDLRQAIDERKSERVFFDEPITLNELTYLLWATQGVKEFEQGETFRTVPSAGARHAFETYIVTNNVEGLDRGLYRYLSMGHKLGIIDQSDEIGERIANTTLQPELIQTSAATFLWTTVAARMTWRYGDRGYRYIHLDAGHVGQNLYLGAMAVNCRACTSAAFNDDELNRALKLDGVGHFAVYFGSVGK
- a CDS encoding Txe/YoeB family addiction module toxin, whose amino-acid sequence is MRNISFHAGAWEDYLYWYQTNKSTFKKINSLIRDSQRHPFEGLGKPEPLKHDFRGCWSRRITREHRLVYRVESDALFIFSCRYHY